The following proteins are co-located in the Apis mellifera strain DH4 linkage group LG9, Amel_HAv3.1, whole genome shotgun sequence genome:
- the LOC411845 gene encoding p21-activated protein kinase-interacting protein 1-like produces the protein MPDLFEVIVGTYEQYLLGYKVNNIVNEYKMEKTFATHSHSSSIRSVASNKYYLASGGADDSVYLYDLRHRVESGRLIHHNDTINCIAFTPEASHLFSCSNDGTIAAVRCGNWQLEKHWQKPHKGLAVNTLAIHPTGKIALSTGADGILRTWNLVKGRQAYAINLVPRLKLDAKNVNVLKWSPNGEKYLMAVNQKIDVYSVELAGIDTEIEFDSKIVCVEFLQDDLIAVGLENGQIKFYDLEKSVQTVEAIAHDIRVKCMAFKKDLLVTACSSGEIKLWKYSKHKLNMIKKVNCGARITCLSLAMLYENLVFDNKLSKEEQKIQKKEKFSFRQEVIIENESDLDETITNNNNNNNASQLLKKKLKKKRSIEEVQNPNIPNRKKNKSIIKKKKAENDVIFEFTPKKKSKLSNNNDNCNYIDDKNKKKETFSSKKKKKRLISLEENNNVTSKKTNCELTEKILKRDNITFNQSKKKSIKSKENDEVPVKKRKKEIIIKDNGTNLKKRKKKQ, from the exons ATGCCAGATTTATTTGAAGTAATTGTAGGAACATACGAGCAATATTTGCTCGGTtacaaagtaaataatatcgttaat gaatataaaatggaaaagacTTTCGCAACTCATAGTCATAGCAGTAGTATACGTAGTGTTgcgagtaataaatattatttagctTCTGGTGGAGCAGATGattctgtttatttatatgatttgcGTCACAGAGTAGAATCAGGTAGATTAATACATCATAATG ATACCATCAATTGCATCGCATTTACACCTGAAGCatctcatttattttcatgtaGTAATGATGGAACTATAGCTGCAGTCCGATGTGGAAATTGGCAATTGGAAAAACATTGGCAAAAACCACATAAAGGTTTAGCAGTTAATACTTTAGCTATTCATCCAACAGGAAAAATAGCATTGTCTACTGGAGCAGATGGTATTCTTCGTACTTGGAATCTAGTTAAAGGAAGACAAGCATATGCTATAAATTTAGTACCAAGATTGAAATTAGAtgcaaaaaatgtaaatgttcTTAAATGGAGTCCTAAtggcgaaaaatatttaatggctGTGAACCAAAAAATAGATGTATATTCTGTAGAATTAGCAGGAATCGATactgaaattgaatttgattcaaaaattgtttgtGTAGAATTTTTACAAGATGATTTAATTGCTGTTGGCTTGGAAAAtggtcaaattaaattttacgatcTTGAAAAATCCGTGCAAACTGTAGAAGCGATTGCACATGATATAAGAGTGAAATGTATGGCTTTCAAGAAGGATTTATTAGTTACAGCTTGCAGTTCTGGAGAAATTAAACTATGGAAATATAGCAAacacaaattaaatatgataaaaaaggtTAATTGTGGTGCTCGAATTACTTGTTTATCTCTTGCAATGTTATATGAGAATCTTgtgtttgataataaattatcaaaagaggaacaaaaaatacagaaaaaagagaaattttc gtTTCGGCAGGAAGTTATTATTGAGAACGAAAGTGATTTGGATGaaacaattacaaataataataataataataatgcttctcaattattgaaaaaaaaattaaaaaagaaaagaagtataGAAGAAGTACAAAAtccaaatattccaaatagaaagaagaacaaatcgattataaagaaaaaaaaggcagAAAATGATGTAATATTTGAGTTTacaccgaaaaaaaaaagtaaattgtcgaataataatgataattgcaattacattgatgataaaaataaaaagaaagaaactttttcaagtaagaaaaaaaagaaacgcctTATAtctttagaagaaaataataatgtaacttctaaaaaaacaaattgtgAATTgactgaaaaaattttgaaacgggataatataacattcaatcaatcaaaaaaaaaatcgataaaatcaaaagaaaatgatgaagttcctgtgaaaaaaaggaaaaaggaaataattataaaagataacggaacgaatttaaagaaaagaaaaaaaaaacaatga
- the LOC725766 gene encoding NF-kappa-B inhibitor cactus yields the protein MWNGYLEWVPLDYYYYPQQGTYENYYSSNCPINPTYENFQTNNPQYYYQSSCTNTNTNFDLNNDLNQLMNNEIINNEQSEPVFQMFSGNVEDMTMRQYEYEQFILNELWQSNYTQTLKGDPILHWTIMQGLVESACTMIKTTPEYDLLNILNSDGQSPLHLAVLAKQPRIIRELVLAGANLEVTNFRGNTPLHLSCSIGDFQSAYALISPLNPMEYYYLRPGRKVPTLPQNFELRNYEGQMCIHIAASSNYLDLVRLLVDYGANTEAREGLTGRTALHIAIERGYESMITFLLQKSESCLRTKTYGGKTAYQLARSSNSKYTKILSKKR from the exons atgtGGAATGGATATTTAGAATGGGTAccattagattattattactacCCACAACAAGGAAcgtacgaaaattattattcttcaaacTGTCCTATTAATCCTACATatgaaaatttccaaactAATAATCcgcaatattattatcaatcatcGTGTACAAacacaaatacaaattttgacttaaacaatgatttaaatcagttaatgaataatgaaataataaataatgaacaaaGTGAACCTGTTTTCCAAATGTTTTCGGGAAATGTCGAAGACATGACTATGAGGCAATATGAATATgagcaatttatattaaatgaactaTGGCAGAGCAATTACACACAGACCCTTAAAGGTGATCC aatactTCATTGGACCATAATGCAAGGTCTTGTAGAGTCTGCATGTACCATGATAAAAACGACACCAGAATatgatcttttaaatatcttgaataGTGATGGTCAATCACCTTTGCACCTGGCCGTACTGGCAAAGCAACCGAGGATTATTAGAGAATTAGTTCTGGCTGGTGCAAATCTAGAAGTGACAAATTTTCGTGGAAACACACCGCTTCATTTGTCATGTTCGATCGGCGATTTTCAATCGGCATATGCCCTCATTAGTCCTTTAAATCcaatggaatattattatcttcgtCCTGGAAGAAAGGTGCCCACCTTACcccaaaattttgaattacggAATTACGAAG GACAAATGTGTATACATATTGCCGCTTCATCGAATTATCTAGACCTTGTACGACTTCTGGTAGATTATGGTGCGAATACTGAGGCCAGGGAGGGTTTGACAGGAAGGACTGCTCTTCATATAGCTATAGAACGAGGATATGAATCAATGATtacgtttcttcttcaaaaaagtGAAAGTTGTTTAAGGACAAAAACCTATGGTGGAAAGACGGCATATCAGTTAGCTCGAAGTTCTAAcagtaaatatacaaaaatattgtcaAAGAAACGTTAA
- the LOC552778 gene encoding mini-chromosome maintenance complex-binding protein — MISSLKITDWTPDYFIANRSNCNVILENLDTLNEIPLLNNAPLHEFRDKQLVRFKGMIQDMHDPEYYLQQYEVKNNQTETFELKSGMYIDTAKCLPHETILLESEKNQNSERHTCIVISIPGLNDWVKKTCKQLHYSKLINKYKRNLDEDNCELMDCSESVRKKEKIDDNKKIESDTRQCLVSEEYILNFPIPINDGKACIVKIYEDVTLKLNQIIEIIAFISLDPFLNIVHSDETMTEAEITVHHPPASLVPRLHAIKIIQSIKQDIKIVSEVTSKAELIRNDLHLILSELLFGDHLAADYLICHLLSSVYMRRDYFCLGTYPLNITHFPVIKYKEFPKDLYKFLTLLVKKSHLLEITLENLNDLNLIPKKDYECNRLTSGVLQLSDNTHLIIDETGLTTGQITQAGRENYNAICDLINFQKLTYDFKFYKIEYETDIPVLILSEAKSFIPCQTQIILKIDSESENLYSQVKEIAEQYLRDENRLINIRQYLEVIRDTKFELNDEDVIKEIQNDFVQWKEINKNVDNLHSLMVLSRLLSLSYGSNTLTIEYWKKAVQMEIERLNRLPEKK; from the exons atgattt cttCACTTAAAATAACGGATTGGACACctgattattttattgcaaatcgatcgaattgtaATGTGATCTTGGAAAATTTAGAtactttaaatgaaattccgttattaaataatgctCCCCTTCATGAATTCAGAGATAAACAATTAGTCCGATTTAAAGGGATGATTCAAGATATGCATGATcctgaatattatttacaacaatatGAAGTGAAGAATAATCAAACTGAAACATTTGAGCTCAAATCTGGGATGTATATAGATACAGCAAAATGTttg ccaCATGAAACAATTTTGTTGGAGTCGGAAAAAAACCAAAATTCAGAAAGACACACATGTATTGTAATATCAATTCCAGGTTTAAATGATTGGGTAAAAAAAACATGCAAGCAAttacattattcaaaattaattaataagtataaaagaaatttagatgAAGATAATTGTGAACTTATGGATTGTTCAGAATCagtacgaaagaaagaaaaaattgatgataataagaaaatagaatctGATACAAGGCAATGTTTAGTttcagaagaatatatattaaattttcctattCCTATAAATGATGGTAAAGCTTGTATTGTAAAg atATATGAAGATGTGACTTTAAAGCTGaatcaaattattgaaataatagctTTTATATCTCTGgatccttttttaaatattgttcattCAGATGAGACTATGACAGAAGCTGAAATAACTGTTCATCATCCACCTGCATCTCTTGTTCCGCGATTACatgctataaaaataatccaatcAATTAAACAAgacataaaaattgtttcagaaGTAACGTCTAAAGcagaattaataagaaatgatcttcatttaatattaagtgaACTTCTGTTTGGAGATCATTTAGCTGCAGATTATTTAATCTGTCATTTACTTTCCTcagt cTATATGAGAAGAGATTATTTTTGTCTTGGTACTTATCCCTTAAATATAACACATTTCCctgtgattaaatataaagaatttcccAAAgacttatacaaatttttaactttacttGTTAAAAAAAGTCACTTATTGGAAATTACTTTGgagaatttaaatgatttgaatttaataccaaa aaaagattATGAATGTAATCGACTAACTAGTGGAGTTCTCCAACTGAGCGACAATACACATCTTATAATAGATGAAACAGGATTAACTACTGGTCAAATAACACAAGCTGGAAGAGAAAATTACAATGCGATTTGCGATTTGATTAACTTTCAAAAACTgacatatgattttaaattttataaaatagaatatgaaaCTGATATTccagtattaattttatcagaagctaaatcttttattccg TGTCAAActcaaataattctaaaaatagatTCAGAAtcggaaaatttatattctcaaGTAAAAGAAATTGCGGAGCAATATTTAAGAGATGAAAatcgattgataaatattcgacAGTATTTAGAAGTAATACGGGATacgaaattcgaattaaatgatGAAGACGTTATAAag gaaattcaaaatgatttcgtacaatggaaagaaataaacaaaaatgttgACAATTTACACTCATTAATGGTATTGTCTAGATTATTATCTTTGTCATATGGATCAAATACCTTAACTAtagaatattggaaaaaagcaGTCCAAATGGAAATAGAAAGATTAAATAGATTaccagaaaaaaaataa